CGTGGTACGCGTACGGTGAAGTCAAGGTGGGACAGGGGCGCGAGGCCGCGAAGCAGTGGCTCCGGGACAATGCATCAGATCACGACGCGATCAAGCTGATGGTCAAGGAGAAGCTTGGCATGCTCACGATCGACGAACCCGTGCTTCTGGGCAAGACGACGAACGGAGAGCTGGCGGAAGTGAGCGGATAACTCGGATTGCCATCCGCTGCGCTCGTCGGACGAGTCCGGGCAAGCGGGTCGTTGACCCGGGGCAACGGTGCTGGTCTGCGCATGGCCGACCGCCGCATGTTCAGGCTTGTCGGCGACGGCGGATGGGTGCGGCCGAAGCGAGAGGCCTCCGGTCTGCCACAAAAGAGAAAGCCGCGTACCCTGGGGGTGACACGGCTTCTTGTGGCGGGGGCGGGATTCGAACCCGCGACCTCCGGGTTATGAGCCCGGTGAGCTACCAGCTGCTCCACCCCGCGATAGAACGCCGAATATACGGCATCTCACAGCGATTTCAAACCGACGCGATCGGCACTGCGGGCAGATGGTGCGTGTCCCGGGCAGCGACTGGTCCACCACGTCCTTGAAAACTGCGAGCCTTATTGACACAATTTTCGAGTCGATTTGGGCCTGCGGTTCTTACTATGCGCTCGGTTTACAAGCGGCTCCGCCGTTCCCACTGTTCGGCACGCTGTCATTAGCGTTCGAGTTATGGCCACGCTCCACGCATTTCGCGCTCTACGACCCAAGCCCACTCACGCCGAACGCATCGCGTCCGTCCCGTACGACGTGGTGAGTACCGACGAAGCCAGGCGACTGGCCGCTGGCAACGACCACAGTTTCCTACATGTGATTCGCCCGGAGATTGATCTGCCTCCCGGTACCGACGAGCACGCCGACGCGGTCTATCAGATGGGCCGCGACAATATGTTGCGCTTCGCCAAAAGCGACTATACGCTCGTAGAAGACGCCCCGTCAGTCTATATATATCGGCTGACCATGGATGGCCGAGCGCAAACGGGCATTTTTGGTTGCGTTTCTGTGAAGGATTACGACGCAAACGTAATTCTGAAACATGAGTTGACCCGCCCGGCGAAGGAGGACGATCGTACCCGGCACATCCTCGAGCAGGAGGCACACGCCGAGCCTGTCATGCTGACGTACCGCGACGAGTCCCGCGTCGATGAGATCGTCACTGCGGCGACTGAGCAAGCGCCCCTGTATGACTTCACTTCGGAAGACGGTGTAGGGCACACTGTGTGGAGGATCCCGAGTCCCGGAGACCTGGTCGAGCTGTTTAGCTCAATTCCAAAACTCTATGTAGCCGATGGTCACCACCGTTGCAAGGCCGCAAGTCGCGCCGCCGCGGACGTCGCCGAAGGTGGCGGCATCGACTCTGCTCCAGAAGTCGGGTTCTTCCCGGCCGTTCTGTTCCCGATGAGCAATATGCTCATCATGCCTTACAACCGCATAATAAGGGAGCTACCGTCGGACAGTGAGAGGTTCCTGAATGTCCTGTCCGAGCGGTACGGACTCGTTCCGTCCAATGCGGCGACCCCGGGCGGAAAGGGCAATGTGTGCCTGTACGTGAACGGATCCTGGTATCAGATGGAGCTGCCGGTTAGCAGCGCATCCGGCGCGGCCAGCAATCTTGACGTTGCGCGACTGGGCGAATTCGTTCTGGAACCTGTGCTTGGAATCACGGACCCGCGTCGAGACGCACGGATTGACTTCGTTGGAGGCATCCGGGGAACGTCGGAACTGGAGAGACTGGTCAACTCAGGCAAGGCCGCTGCCGCTATCTCCATGTACGCAACGGGCATCGACGAGCTGGTATCAGTATCCGATGCCGGCGAACTTATGCCACCAAAATCGACCTGGTTTGAGCCAAAGCTGAGAAGCGGATTACTGGTTCATCCGTTTGGCCAGAGGATGCTGACATGACCATTCTGATAGCAGACAAGCTCGAACGGAGCGTTGTTGATGCGCTTCAGACCCGCGGCTTCAACGTAGTCGTCGCGCCGACAGCGACGGGTGACGAACTGGTCCAGACGATCGCTGATGTGAAGCCGCAGATTTTGGTCGTCCGTTCCACGAAAGTACCTGCTGCTGCCATGGCGGCAGGGAATATCGAGTTGATTGTTCGCGCCGGTGCGGGCTACGACAACATCGATGTCGCCGAGGCATCCGCACGCGGAACCTTCGTGTCCAATTGTCCCGGCAAGAACGCCGTCGCTGTGGCTGAATTGACGATGGGTCTTATCGTCGCCCTCGACCGCAAGATTGCCGACAACGTGATGGACGCGCGGGAAGGCCGATGGAACAAGGCAGGGTATTCAAAGGCAGAGGGCCTCAAGGGCAAGACCATCGGTATCATCGGCCTCGGGAGTATCGGGAGAGAAGTAGCGCGCAGAGCGCAGGCCTTCGGGATGCGTGTCGTCGCCTGGAGTCGCTCGCTCACGCCGGACGATGCAGCGACACTCGGTTTCGATTTTGCGGAGACGCCGGTAGCGGTCGCTGAGCAATCGGATATCGTCACGCTCCATGTGGCAGCCACACCTGAGACAGCCAATCTCGCGGACCGAACACTCTTTACTGCGATGAAAGACGGGGCCTTCTTTATCAATACGACTAGGAGCTCCGTCGTTGACGAGGACGCGCTCATGTGGGCCATGCGCAACAAAGGCATTCGCGTGGGGCTTGATGTGTTCTCGAACGAACCGTCGTTCAAGGAAGGAGACTTCAGCCACCCGCTTGCCGCGCATGCGGAAGTGTATCTCACACATCACATCGGAGCGAGTACGACACAGGCGCAGGTCGCGATTGCCGAGGAGGCTGAACGCGTGATTCGGCAGTACGCCGAGAAGGGAGTGGTCTCGAATTGCGTTAACATCGCGCTACGGACGCCGGCGACTCATATGATCACGGTTCGCCACATCGACAAGGTCGGTGTGCTTGCCGCGGTTCTCGACGAATGCAAAGCAGCGGAGTGGAATGTGCAGGAGATGGAGAATCGCGTTTTCCAGGGAGCCCGAGCGGCCGTTGCGAAGATTCGGTTTCACGGTGTCGTCGAACAATCTGTAGTCGATCGAATCGCGGCCAATGAGGACGTACTTGCAGTAACACTGGTGGACCTGTGATCCTCACGCTATCTAAAGGAATACGCTACATAGCACGTCGACTTTTCTGAGTCGACACAACTACTGGTAACCGTCATGGCAGGTAAACGCGTACACAACTTCTCGGCCGGTCCGGGTGTTCTTCCCGAGTCAGTTCTTGACGAAGCGCGCCAGGAATTGCCCGTCTACAGGTCGGTGGGTGCATCCGTCCTCGAAATCAGTCATCGTTCTCCGGCGTACACTGAGATCGCGGAGTCCACTCGTTCGTTATTCAGAAAACTGCTCGGTCTTGGCGACGACTGGCACATCCTGTTCTTGCAGGGTGGCGCTTCCCAGCAATTCTATCAGGTACCGCTGAACTATTTGGCGGCGGATGGCTCAGCCGACTACCTCGTCACCGGAGCGTGGGCGAAGAAGGCACAGAAGGAAGCGACCCGCGTGGGGCAGGCACGGATAGCCGCATCGAGTGAAAGCGATAACTTTAATCATATTCCCGCCCCGAACACGTGGGATCTCAATTCCTCGGCCGCCTATCTCCATTTCACTTCCAACAACACCATCTTCGGGACACAGTTCAAATCCGAACCCGATGTAGAAGTCCCGTTGGTGTGTGACGCGTCAAGTGATTTCCTGAGTCGGCCTCTGGATGTCGATCGTTATGGGCTCATCTATGCGGGTGCGCAGAAGAACATCGGACCGGCGGGCGTGACGGTTGTCCTCTTGCGAGACGGATTTCATGCCCGTAAGAATGCGGCACTCCCGACCATTCTCGACTATGGGACCCACGTAGACAAGCTGTTTCACACGCCGCCGGTATTCGCCGTCTATATGGTGGAGAAGGTTCTGCGCTGGCTGGACGCGCTGGGCGGCGTCAAGGCTATTGCAGAGGTCAACAGTCGGAAGGCGGGGCGGCTCTACGAGCGAATCGATCGATCGGAATTTTACAAGGGTACGGCTACGGCCGACTCGCGCTCCAAAATGAACGTCACGTTCAGACTGAAGGACAACGATCTGGAGCCGGTATTCATCCAGGAAGCCGCTGCCAATGATATGGTGTCCCTCAAGGGTCACAGATCCGTCGGCGGAATTCGGGCATCCATTTACAACGCCTGCCCCGA
The genomic region above belongs to Rhodothermales bacterium and contains:
- the serC gene encoding 3-phosphoserine/phosphohydroxythreonine transaminase, with protein sequence MAGKRVHNFSAGPGVLPESVLDEARQELPVYRSVGASVLEISHRSPAYTEIAESTRSLFRKLLGLGDDWHILFLQGGASQQFYQVPLNYLAADGSADYLVTGAWAKKAQKEATRVGQARIAASSESDNFNHIPAPNTWDLNSSAAYLHFTSNNTIFGTQFKSEPDVEVPLVCDASSDFLSRPLDVDRYGLIYAGAQKNIGPAGVTVVLLRDGFHARKNAALPTILDYGTHVDKLFHTPPVFAVYMVEKVLRWLDALGGVKAIAEVNSRKAGRLYERIDRSEFYKGTATADSRSKMNVTFRLKDNDLEPVFIQEAAANDMVSLKGHRSVGGIRASIYNACPEKAVDDLVAFMDEFERKRG
- a CDS encoding hydroxyacid dehydrogenase — protein: MTILIADKLERSVVDALQTRGFNVVVAPTATGDELVQTIADVKPQILVVRSTKVPAAAMAAGNIELIVRAGAGYDNIDVAEASARGTFVSNCPGKNAVAVAELTMGLIVALDRKIADNVMDAREGRWNKAGYSKAEGLKGKTIGIIGLGSIGREVARRAQAFGMRVVAWSRSLTPDDAATLGFDFAETPVAVAEQSDIVTLHVAATPETANLADRTLFTAMKDGAFFINTTRSSVVDEDALMWAMRNKGIRVGLDVFSNEPSFKEGDFSHPLAAHAEVYLTHHIGASTTQAQVAIAEEAERVIRQYAEKGVVSNCVNIALRTPATHMITVRHIDKVGVLAAVLDECKAAEWNVQEMENRVFQGARAAVAKIRFHGVVEQSVVDRIAANEDVLAVTLVDL
- a CDS encoding DUF1015 domain-containing protein, translated to MATLHAFRALRPKPTHAERIASVPYDVVSTDEARRLAAGNDHSFLHVIRPEIDLPPGTDEHADAVYQMGRDNMLRFAKSDYTLVEDAPSVYIYRLTMDGRAQTGIFGCVSVKDYDANVILKHELTRPAKEDDRTRHILEQEAHAEPVMLTYRDESRVDEIVTAATEQAPLYDFTSEDGVGHTVWRIPSPGDLVELFSSIPKLYVADGHHRCKAASRAAADVAEGGGIDSAPEVGFFPAVLFPMSNMLIMPYNRIIRELPSDSERFLNVLSERYGLVPSNAATPGGKGNVCLYVNGSWYQMELPVSSASGAASNLDVARLGEFVLEPVLGITDPRRDARIDFVGGIRGTSELERLVNSGKAAAAISMYATGIDELVSVSDAGELMPPKSTWFEPKLRSGLLVHPFGQRMLT